The window AGATAAAATCTGGTAAGCCTCATTAACCTCTTTAAATTTCTTTTCGGCGTTAGCCTTTTCAGTTTCGCTAGAAGCACTAAATTTGTCAGGGTGATATTTTCTAGCTTGTTTTCTATAAGCTTTTTTTATCTCAGCTTCACTGGCATTTTTATTAACTTCTAAAATCTTATAAAAATCCTCTTTTAGAGCCATAGCTAGCCTCCTTTTATAGTAAAACTATAATTAAATAATTTATATAACTATCTTTTTTACTTTACTAACTTAAGGAAGAAATTCCTTTAGATTTATAAAAGAAAAAAATATATAAAAAATAAAAAGAAAAATCTCTTTTTTGTAGAACAAAGGTTACAGAGAGTAAAAAAAATTATAATATATCTAAGGAAAGGTGATTTGCTATGTCTATAAAAATAACAACAGAAAAATTTGAATCATTTATTTTAGAGTGTGTTAATGAAATGAAAACTGGAGAGAAAGTTGAATTCAGTCAAGTAGAAAGAGAAGAGTTTACAAAAAAAGGAAAACCATTCTCAAAAGCTCATAAAATAACTTTAACAAAAGTTGATGATGATAGATTTACTATCATAGATAGAGGAAATGAAGATATAGAGTACTCAAATATTGACTTTAATGAAGTTATAAAAGAGTTAATGAAATTAAAAGAAAAAGAGTTTGGAGACTGTGAGCATTTCTTTGCTTATAGAGACTAATTAGAGCTTGAGTTATGAAGACTAGATGAAAAGATCTAGTCTTTTTTATTTCGTATCTGAAATTATTAACTAATTTGTAGGAGAATAAAAAAACATCTTGTATATTGAGAGCGTAAAACTAAAAAATAGGAGGATGAAGATGGATTCTAAAAGAGCAGTTGAAAGTTTATTGGACTATGCAGACATAAAAATTAATGGAGAGAGAGATTGGGATATACTAGTAAATGACGACTACTTCTATAGTCAAGTTTTAAAAGATGGTTCTCTTGGATTAGGAGAAGCATATATGGATAATCTTTGGGATTGTAAACAGCTAGATCAATTTATTTTTAATGTTTTAAGAGCTGATCTAAAAAGTAAATATGATAAAGAGGTTATGTTAGCAGCAGCAAAAGAAAAGCTAAAAGGAGTATTTTCATCACATACAATAAGTAACTGTAAAAAAGATATACATCACCACTATGATATAGGAAATGATCTTTTCAAAAATATGCTAGATGAGAGAATGGTTTATAGTTGTGGATACTGGAAAGGTGTAGGAAGTTTAGAGGAAGCTCAAGAGCAAAAGCTGGATTTAATTTGTAGAAAAATTGGGTTAAAGCCAGGAATGACACTTTTAGATGTAGGTTGTGGATGGGGTCCTTTTATGAAATATGCAGCTGAAAAATATGGAGCTGTATGCACAGGGGTGACTCTATCTAAAGAGCAGATAAAA of the Cetobacterium sp. NK01 genome contains:
- the cfa gene encoding cyclopropane fatty acyl phospholipid synthase, which produces MKMDSKRAVESLLDYADIKINGERDWDILVNDDYFYSQVLKDGSLGLGEAYMDNLWDCKQLDQFIFNVLRADLKSKYDKEVMLAAAKEKLKGVFSSHTISNCKKDIHHHYDIGNDLFKNMLDERMVYSCGYWKGVGSLEEAQEQKLDLICRKIGLKPGMTLLDVGCGWGPFMKYAAEKYGAVCTGVTLSKEQIKLGEELCEGLPVKFLYEDYRQIKGEQFDRIVSVGMFEHVGPENYKVFMKKMNELLKDDGVFLLHTIGGSDSGKGTDPWIVKYIFPNGAIPRIKGIGEAMEDNFYMEDWHDFGPDYDKTLMEWYKRFIKNWDNIKENYDERFKRMWEYYILACAGAFRARDLSLWQIVMTKKRVDKIDCRIS